A DNA window from Variovorax sp. J2L1-78 contains the following coding sequences:
- a CDS encoding sensor histidine kinase, whose translation MRNPSILSATPSSPARSSVRGPSLAGTGGLFDACQIGVVLRAVLLVEAVVAVTTLFVGATPGEWLVLAATVTGGALPATLLWLVAACALKKILARLSRPAQYAAGATLGALSALYGCALLWLTGVVATAPWVASAAAGAMFAAVIMAALVLRARGQTPAAMTARLEELQARIRPHFLFNTLNSAIALVREEPAKAEAMLEDLSELFRRALADPDESVTLADEIALAERYLAIEQVRFGDRLRIRWDIDPSANTARLPPLLLQPLVENAVKHGVEPSPEGAKLRIRTERRGGMVVIEVVNSLPPLRWADEPLPRGHGIALANVRDRLRLLHDMQAQFSAGLEQKNYRVRIVIPVGS comes from the coding sequence ATGCGCAACCCGTCGATTTTATCGGCCACCCCTTCGTCGCCTGCGCGGTCTTCGGTCCGCGGGCCTTCGCTCGCCGGAACGGGGGGGCTGTTCGACGCCTGCCAGATCGGGGTGGTGCTGCGTGCCGTGCTGCTGGTGGAAGCCGTGGTGGCGGTCACGACGCTCTTCGTCGGCGCCACGCCCGGCGAGTGGCTGGTGCTGGCCGCGACGGTCACCGGCGGTGCCTTGCCCGCCACGCTGCTCTGGCTGGTGGCGGCCTGTGCCCTCAAGAAGATCCTGGCCCGCCTGTCGCGCCCCGCGCAGTACGCGGCGGGCGCCACGCTGGGCGCGCTGTCGGCGCTCTATGGCTGTGCCTTGCTCTGGCTCACCGGCGTGGTGGCGACGGCGCCCTGGGTCGCCAGTGCGGCCGCCGGCGCGATGTTCGCAGCCGTGATCATGGCCGCCCTGGTGCTGCGCGCCCGCGGCCAGACGCCGGCCGCCATGACGGCGCGGCTGGAAGAACTGCAGGCCCGCATCCGGCCGCACTTCCTTTTCAACACCCTCAACAGCGCGATCGCCCTGGTGCGCGAGGAACCGGCCAAGGCCGAGGCCATGCTGGAGGACCTGAGCGAACTGTTCCGCCGCGCGCTGGCCGACCCGGACGAATCGGTCACGCTGGCCGACGAGATCGCGCTGGCCGAGCGCTACCTGGCGATCGAGCAGGTGCGCTTCGGCGACCGGCTGCGCATCCGCTGGGACATCGACCCGAGCGCCAACACGGCGCGCCTGCCGCCGCTCCTGCTGCAGCCGCTGGTGGAGAACGCGGTCAAGCACGGCGTGGAACCCAGCCCCGAGGGTGCCAAGCTGCGCATCCGTACCGAGCGGCGCGGCGGCATGGTGGTGATCGAAGTGGTCAACAGCCTGCCGCCGCTGCGCTGGGCCGACGAGCCGCTGCCGCGCGGCCACGGCATCGCGCTGGCGAACGTGCGCGACCGGCTGCGCCTGCTGCACGACATGCAGGCGCAGTTCAGCGCCGGGCTCGAGCAGAAGAACTACCGCGTGCGGATCGTGATCCCCGTCGGCTCGTAA
- the argH gene encoding argininosuccinate lyase yields MTQNQLDKKSEAWSALFSEPMSDLVKRYTASVFFDKRLWQADIEGSLAHAGMLAAQKIIGAQDLAAIEGGLTQIRNEIESGTFDWKLDLEDVHLNIEARLTQLVGDAGKRLHTGRSRNDQVATDVRLWLRGEIDLIGGLLVDLQKALVDIADKNVEVILPGFTHLQVAQPVSFGHHMLAYVEMFARDAERLLDVRRRLNRLPLGAAALAGTSYPLDRELVARTLGMDGVCQNSLDAVSDRDFAIEFTAAASLCMVHISRFSEELILWMSQNFSFIQIADRFTTGSSIMPQKKNPDVPELARGKTGRVVGHLMGLITLMKGQPLAYNKDNQEDKEPLFDTVDTLKDTLRIFAEMVGGITVKPDAMERAALKGYATATDLADYLVKKGLPFRDAHETVAHAVKAAISHQVDLSELPLAVLQQFNPSIEKDVYDVLSLRGSLNARNVLGGTAPAQVRAQVARHRARLG; encoded by the coding sequence ATGACCCAAAACCAACTCGACAAGAAATCCGAAGCCTGGTCGGCCCTGTTCTCCGAACCCATGAGCGACCTCGTCAAGCGCTACACCGCCAGCGTCTTCTTCGACAAGCGGTTGTGGCAGGCGGACATCGAGGGTTCCTTGGCGCATGCCGGCATGCTCGCCGCACAGAAGATCATCGGCGCGCAGGACTTGGCCGCGATCGAAGGCGGGCTGACGCAGATCCGCAACGAAATCGAATCGGGTACCTTCGACTGGAAACTCGACCTGGAGGACGTCCACCTCAACATCGAGGCCCGCCTGACCCAGCTGGTCGGCGACGCCGGCAAGCGCCTGCACACCGGCCGCAGCCGCAACGACCAGGTCGCGACCGACGTGCGCCTGTGGCTGCGCGGCGAGATCGACCTGATCGGCGGCCTGCTCGTCGATCTGCAGAAGGCCCTGGTCGACATCGCCGACAAGAACGTCGAGGTGATCCTGCCGGGCTTCACCCACCTGCAGGTGGCGCAGCCGGTGAGCTTCGGCCACCACATGCTGGCCTATGTGGAGATGTTCGCCCGCGACGCCGAGCGCCTGCTCGACGTGCGCCGCCGCCTGAACCGCCTGCCGCTGGGCGCCGCCGCGCTGGCCGGCACCAGCTACCCGCTGGACCGCGAGCTGGTCGCCAGGACGCTGGGCATGGACGGCGTGTGCCAGAACAGCCTGGACGCCGTGAGCGACCGCGACTTCGCCATCGAGTTCACCGCCGCGGCCAGCCTGTGCATGGTGCACATCAGCCGCTTCAGCGAGGAACTGATCCTGTGGATGAGCCAGAACTTCAGCTTCATCCAGATCGCCGACCGCTTCACGACCGGCAGTTCGATCATGCCGCAGAAGAAAAACCCGGACGTGCCGGAACTCGCGCGCGGCAAGACCGGCCGCGTGGTCGGCCACCTGATGGGCCTGATCACCCTGATGAAGGGCCAGCCCCTGGCCTACAACAAGGACAACCAGGAAGACAAGGAGCCGCTCTTCGACACCGTCGACACGCTCAAGGACACCCTGCGCATCTTCGCGGAGATGGTCGGCGGCATCACGGTCAAGCCCGACGCGATGGAACGCGCCGCGCTCAAGGGCTATGCCACGGCGACCGACCTGGCCGATTACCTGGTCAAGAAGGGCCTGCCCTTCCGCGACGCGCACGAAACGGTGGCGCACGCGGTCAAAGCGGCCATTTCGCACCAGGTCGACCTGTCCGAACTGCCCCTGGCCGTGCTGCAGCAGTTCAATCCGTCGATCGAGAAGGACGTGTACGACGTGCTGAGCCTGCGCGGCTCGCTGAATGCGCGCAACGTGCTGGGCGGCACCGCACCGGCACAGGTCCGGGCGCAGGTGGCGAGGCATCGCGCACGCCTGGGCTGA
- a CDS encoding glycosyltransferase family 2 protein — translation MEPSRCVVVILTFNSAEIIPETVAQALKVSPRVFAVDSFSKDGSPELLEALGCTVVQRAFSNYSDQRNWAISQVEKDFEWQLHLDADEVLDDRAVEEIRALMAGTPDHDAYMLRRRDYFMGKMLRFSGVNPWHLRLFRSGKGRCEARLYDQHFISPSKSARLTGFMHDKNSAKLADWIASHNRWTDAEAKEKLGPRNLGGEGVLQPRLLGGARERTRFLKELYYKLPTGTRALSYFIYRYVFRLGFLDGTIGFYFAFFQALWFRMLVDAKMYEQRMQRTP, via the coding sequence ATGGAACCTTCCCGTTGCGTCGTCGTCATCCTGACCTTCAACTCCGCCGAGATCATCCCGGAGACCGTGGCGCAGGCGCTGAAGGTGAGCCCGCGGGTCTTCGCCGTCGACTCCTTTTCCAAGGACGGCAGCCCTGAGTTGCTCGAGGCGCTGGGCTGCACCGTGGTGCAGCGTGCCTTCAGCAACTACAGCGACCAGCGCAACTGGGCCATCTCGCAGGTGGAGAAGGACTTCGAGTGGCAGTTGCACCTGGACGCCGACGAGGTGCTCGACGACCGCGCCGTGGAGGAAATCCGCGCCCTGATGGCCGGCACGCCCGACCATGACGCCTACATGCTGCGGCGACGCGACTATTTCATGGGCAAGATGCTGCGCTTCAGCGGTGTCAACCCCTGGCACCTGCGCCTGTTCCGCTCCGGCAAGGGGCGCTGCGAAGCCCGCCTCTACGACCAGCATTTCATCAGCCCCAGCAAATCGGCGCGCCTCACGGGCTTCATGCACGACAAGAACTCCGCCAAGCTGGCCGACTGGATCGCGAGCCACAACCGCTGGACCGACGCCGAGGCGAAGGAAAAGCTCGGCCCGCGCAACCTGGGCGGCGAAGGCGTCCTGCAGCCCCGCCTGCTCGGCGGCGCGCGCGAGCGCACCCGTTTTCTGAAAGAGCTCTACTACAAGCTGCCCACAGGTACCCGTGCGCTGAGCTACTTCATCTACCGCTACGTGTTCCGGCTCGGCTTCCTCGATGGCACGATCGGCTTCTACTTCGCGTTCTTCCAGGCCCTGTGGTTCCGCATGCTGGTGGATGCGAAGATGTACGAGCAGCGCATGCAGCGCACGCCCTGA
- a CDS encoding UDP-glucuronic acid decarboxylase family protein, with protein sequence MRQYNASKRILVTGGAGFLGSHLCDRLIEQGHDVLCVDNFFTGTKRNVEHLLDHPRFELMRHDVTFPLYVEVDEIFNLACPASPVHYQHDPVQTTKTSVHGAINMLGLAKRVRAKILQASTSEVYGDPEVHPQYEAYWGRVNPIGIRSCYDEGKRCAETLFFDYHRQHQLRIKVVRIFNTYGPRMHANDGRVVSNFIVQALKGEDITIYGDGNQTRSFCYADDLIEAMLRMMATGDEFPGPVNIGNPGEFSMLELANKVIALTGSKSKLVRLPLPSDDPKQRRPDITIAQKELGGWTPQTQLDEGLKKTIAYFDKILTEPATV encoded by the coding sequence ATGCGCCAATACAACGCCTCGAAGCGAATCCTGGTCACCGGCGGCGCCGGTTTTCTCGGCAGCCACCTGTGCGACCGCCTGATCGAACAGGGCCACGACGTGCTTTGCGTCGACAACTTCTTCACGGGCACCAAGCGCAACGTGGAGCACCTGCTCGACCACCCGCGCTTCGAGCTGATGCGCCATGACGTGACCTTCCCGCTGTACGTCGAGGTCGACGAGATCTTCAACCTGGCCTGCCCCGCCTCGCCGGTGCACTACCAGCACGACCCGGTCCAGACCACCAAGACCAGCGTGCACGGCGCCATCAACATGCTGGGCCTGGCCAAGCGCGTGCGCGCCAAGATCCTGCAGGCGTCGACCAGCGAGGTCTACGGCGACCCCGAGGTGCACCCGCAGTACGAAGCGTACTGGGGACGGGTCAACCCGATCGGCATCCGCAGCTGCTACGACGAAGGCAAGCGCTGCGCCGAAACCCTGTTCTTCGACTACCACCGCCAGCACCAGCTGCGCATCAAGGTCGTGCGCATCTTCAACACCTACGGCCCGCGCATGCATGCGAACGACGGCCGGGTGGTGTCGAACTTCATCGTGCAGGCGCTCAAGGGCGAGGACATCACGATCTACGGAGACGGCAACCAGACGCGCAGCTTCTGCTACGCCGACGACCTGATCGAAGCCATGCTGCGCATGATGGCCACCGGCGACGAGTTCCCCGGTCCGGTCAACATCGGCAACCCCGGCGAGTTCTCGATGCTCGAGCTGGCCAACAAGGTGATCGCGCTGACCGGCTCCAAGAGCAAGCTGGTGCGCCTGCCGCTGCCGTCGGACGACCCGAAGCAGCGCCGCCCCGACATCACGATCGCACAGAAGGAGCTCGGCGGCTGGACGCCCCAGACGCAGCTCGACGAAGGTCTGAAGAAGACCATCGCCTACTTCGACAAGATCCTCACCGAACCCGCAACCGTCTGA
- a CDS encoding UDP-glucose dehydrogenase family protein, producing MNVSIIGTGYVGLVTGACLADIGNHVFCLDVDPRKIAILKDGGIPIYEPGLEGVVQSNVEAGRLDFSTDIQASVAHGDIQFIAVGTPPDEDGSADLQYVLAAARNIGRYMESFKVVVDKSTVPVGTADKVTAVIQEELDKRGRGDLGFSVVSNPEFLKEGAAVDDFMRPDRIVIGVSGDDNGRRALASMRELYAPFNRNHERTRVMDVRSAEFTKYAANAMLATRISFMNELANLADRVGADIEAVRQGIGSDPRIGYSFLYAGTGYGGSCFPKDIQALTRIARENGQTLRVLESVEAVNDEQKTVLTDKVFARFGKDLSQHCFALWGLAFKPNTDDMREAPSRVVISALLRAGARIVAHDPIAVEETRRVLALDFADAPQLLDRISYAKSPMAAVEGADALIIVTEWKAYRSPNLERLKTTMKSPVVFDGRNLYEPAIMTSAGVIYHGIGRNSLHAAG from the coding sequence ATGAACGTCTCGATCATCGGCACCGGCTACGTCGGCCTCGTCACCGGCGCCTGCCTGGCGGACATCGGCAACCACGTCTTCTGCCTGGACGTCGACCCGCGCAAGATCGCCATCCTCAAGGACGGCGGCATCCCCATCTACGAACCGGGCCTCGAGGGTGTGGTCCAGTCGAACGTCGAGGCCGGCCGGCTCGACTTCTCGACCGACATCCAGGCCTCGGTGGCGCACGGCGACATCCAGTTCATCGCGGTGGGCACGCCGCCCGACGAGGACGGCAGCGCCGACCTGCAGTACGTGCTGGCCGCGGCCCGCAACATCGGCCGCTACATGGAGAGCTTCAAGGTGGTGGTCGACAAGTCGACCGTGCCGGTGGGCACCGCCGACAAGGTGACGGCCGTCATCCAGGAAGAGCTCGACAAGCGCGGCCGCGGCGACCTCGGCTTCTCGGTGGTGAGCAACCCCGAATTCCTGAAGGAAGGCGCGGCGGTCGACGACTTCATGCGCCCCGACCGCATCGTGATCGGCGTGTCCGGCGACGACAACGGCCGCCGTGCCCTGGCGTCCATGCGCGAGCTGTACGCGCCCTTCAACCGCAACCATGAACGCACCCGCGTGATGGACGTGCGCTCGGCCGAGTTCACCAAGTACGCGGCCAACGCGATGCTGGCGACCCGCATCAGCTTCATGAACGAGCTGGCCAACCTGGCCGACCGCGTGGGCGCCGACATCGAGGCGGTGCGCCAGGGCATCGGCTCCGACCCGCGCATCGGCTACAGCTTCCTGTACGCCGGCACCGGCTACGGCGGCAGTTGCTTCCCGAAGGACATCCAGGCCCTGACCCGCATCGCGCGCGAGAACGGCCAGACCCTGCGCGTGCTGGAATCGGTCGAGGCGGTCAACGACGAACAGAAGACCGTGCTGACCGACAAGGTCTTCGCGCGCTTCGGCAAAGACCTGAGCCAGCACTGCTTTGCGCTGTGGGGCCTGGCCTTCAAGCCCAACACCGACGACATGCGCGAGGCCCCGAGCCGCGTGGTCATCAGCGCGCTGCTGCGCGCCGGTGCGCGCATCGTGGCGCACGACCCGATCGCGGTCGAGGAAACCCGACGCGTGCTCGCACTCGACTTCGCCGATGCGCCGCAGCTGCTCGACCGGATCAGCTACGCCAAGTCGCCGATGGCCGCAGTGGAAGGCGCGGACGCGCTCATCATCGTGACCGAGTGGAAGGCCTACCGCAGCCCGAACCTCGAGCGGCTGAAGACGACGATGAAGTCGCCGGTGGTGTTCGACGGCCGCAACCTCTACGAGCCGGCCATCATGACGTCGGCCGGCGTGATCTACCACGGCATCGGCCGCAACAGCCTGCACGCCGCCGGCTGA
- a CDS encoding rhomboid family protein: MFYAIPLENRPSWRNPPWATILLIVLNMVVFWGPQRAEERAQERAAQFYAASSLPALELPAFVDWLATTGSPHAERARRLLARQAVEPLLDGLQNEPRFLKLLHDGLVVTPAHPQHAQWQQDRAQYEQSLPPPFTRRWAQDYSADTESKPWTWVTAAFLHGSTGHLLGNMLFLFLFGFSVELALGRGTYLAFYLLGAVGAALLAGWAYAGKGSIGLGASGAVSALMGMYAVLYRLRRIRFFYQLFFYFNYVTAPALILLPAWIANELLQHLLGGQGIAYMAHLGGLLTGAALMAAAMHLRKTRPVELPAPTAPDPFELHSAAARKLAAEMKFDAACAEWRAAAQHRPDDADALRAWFNLARLQPAGDDFHRAAQRIFRLQRQDPATLELQHASYLTYLNQARPGARLSPGDMARLARRFTRVQQFEDAQRLCQALAKTAPDHAELADTLTVCANGLLQAGRHAQAQQWLPQLLRVAPNDMVTRTLLQQAPPAAAG; encoded by the coding sequence GTGTTCTACGCGATCCCGCTGGAGAACCGGCCGAGCTGGCGCAACCCGCCATGGGCCACGATCCTGTTGATCGTGCTGAACATGGTGGTGTTCTGGGGCCCGCAGCGGGCCGAGGAACGCGCGCAAGAACGCGCTGCGCAGTTCTACGCGGCCAGTTCGCTCCCCGCGCTCGAACTGCCGGCCTTCGTCGACTGGCTCGCGACAACCGGTTCGCCCCACGCGGAGCGCGCACGGCGGCTGCTCGCACGCCAGGCGGTCGAGCCGCTGCTCGACGGCCTGCAGAACGAGCCGCGCTTTTTGAAGCTGCTGCACGACGGCCTGGTCGTCACGCCCGCCCATCCGCAGCATGCGCAATGGCAGCAAGACCGCGCACAGTACGAGCAGAGCCTGCCGCCGCCCTTCACGCGCCGCTGGGCACAGGACTACAGCGCCGACACCGAGTCCAAGCCCTGGACCTGGGTCACCGCCGCCTTCCTGCATGGCAGCACCGGTCACCTGCTGGGCAACATGCTGTTCCTCTTCCTGTTCGGCTTCTCGGTCGAGCTCGCCCTGGGCCGCGGCACCTACCTGGCCTTCTACCTGCTCGGTGCGGTCGGTGCGGCGCTGCTCGCAGGCTGGGCCTATGCGGGCAAGGGCAGCATCGGGCTCGGTGCCTCCGGGGCGGTGTCGGCGCTGATGGGCATGTACGCGGTGCTCTACCGGCTGCGGCGCATCCGCTTTTTCTACCAGCTGTTCTTCTATTTCAACTACGTCACGGCGCCGGCGCTGATCCTGCTGCCGGCGTGGATCGCGAATGAACTGCTGCAGCATTTGCTCGGCGGCCAGGGCATCGCCTACATGGCGCACCTGGGCGGCTTGCTGACCGGTGCGGCGCTGATGGCCGCCGCCATGCACCTGCGCAAGACGCGTCCGGTCGAGCTGCCGGCGCCCACCGCGCCCGATCCGTTCGAGCTGCACAGCGCGGCGGCGCGCAAGCTGGCCGCGGAGATGAAGTTCGACGCGGCCTGCGCGGAATGGCGCGCCGCAGCGCAGCACCGGCCGGACGATGCCGATGCGTTGCGGGCCTGGTTCAACCTGGCACGCCTGCAACCGGCCGGTGACGACTTCCACCGCGCGGCGCAACGCATCTTCCGGCTGCAGCGCCAAGACCCGGCCACGCTGGAACTGCAGCACGCCAGCTACCTGACGTACCTGAACCAGGCCCGACCCGGCGCGCGGCTGTCGCCGGGCGACATGGCGCGGCTCGCGCGGCGCTTCACACGCGTGCAGCAGTTCGAGGATGCGCAGCGTCTGTGTCAGGCACTGGCCAAGACGGCGCCCGACCACGCGGAGCTGGCCGACACGCTCACCGTCTGCGCCAACGGTCTGCTGCAGGCCGGCCGCCACGCACAGGCGCAGCAGTGGCTGCCACAATTGCTGCGCGTGGCACCGAACGACATGGTCACGCGCACGCTGCTGCAGCAGGCCCCGCCAGCGGCAGCGGGCTAG
- a CDS encoding SGNH/GDSL hydrolase family protein, whose translation MKAAFSLSALCLACAVATGAVAQAEPRMVSPAALTVAPSPPSPEYQAAMTRWQSSLTAFANADKEKLPGTDGVLFVGSSTIRFWTHLAQDFRQSPVVINRGFGGSTMADCSLFARDLVVRYKPRHVLVYAGDNDLAEGRTPMQVMESFARFANTVRDELPGTRISYISIKPSPSREALLPQIRSTNAMIAAYVHTMANADYIDTFTPMIGEDGRPRADLFLGDRLHMNDAGYRLWQSVISAHVAAPAVLADTATPGALAVPTAALRPKP comes from the coding sequence ATGAAAGCCGCTTTCTCACTCTCCGCCCTCTGCCTCGCCTGCGCCGTCGCCACGGGCGCTGTCGCGCAGGCCGAGCCCCGCATGGTCTCCCCGGCGGCGCTCACGGTCGCGCCCTCGCCCCCTTCGCCCGAGTACCAGGCCGCGATGACGCGGTGGCAGAGTTCGCTCACCGCCTTCGCGAATGCCGACAAGGAAAAGCTGCCGGGCACCGACGGCGTGCTGTTCGTGGGCAGTTCCACCATCCGCTTCTGGACGCACCTGGCGCAGGACTTCCGCCAGTCGCCGGTGGTCATCAACCGCGGCTTCGGCGGTTCGACCATGGCCGACTGCAGCCTGTTCGCGCGCGACCTGGTGGTGCGCTACAAACCGCGCCACGTGCTGGTCTACGCCGGCGACAACGACCTGGCCGAGGGCCGCACGCCGATGCAGGTGATGGAGAGCTTCGCGCGCTTCGCCAACACGGTGCGCGACGAGTTGCCGGGCACGCGCATCAGCTACATCTCGATCAAGCCCAGCCCCTCGCGCGAGGCGTTGCTGCCCCAAATCCGCAGCACCAACGCGATGATCGCGGCCTATGTGCACACGATGGCCAACGCCGACTACATCGACACCTTCACGCCGATGATCGGCGAGGACGGCCGTCCGCGGGCCGATCTGTTCCTGGGCGACCGCCTGCACATGAACGACGCCGGCTACCGGCTGTGGCAGTCGGTCATCAGTGCGCACGTGGCAGCCCCGGCGGTGCTGGCCGACACGGCCACGCCGGGCGCCCTGGCCGTGCCGACGGCGGCCCTCCGGCCGAAGCCCTGA
- the opgC gene encoding OpgC domain-containing protein, producing the protein MTAAPPSAAERPASTRYWEVDALRGLMLVLMTLTHLPSRLTDPLGQPLGFVSAAEGFVLLSAFMAGLVYTRTAYRDGVDAMRRAFWQRALKIYMAQAATLLFLFTIIAAVGLRIDQPAVKDLMSYYLTQPRHAFLYGLALVYEPPLLDILPMYIFFMLLSPWVLAFSLRHGWAAVALASTAVWAAAQFGLSEWIYNGVVHWTGLPVPFQEMGAFNAYAWQFLWFMGLWLGASRSMPGAKPLRLPHWLLVASVAIALYGLYWRHHGPDGQAPFGGDVQLNLLFDKWLLGPLRLVNLVALGVLAIAFGPALMRRLPRLHWLEAMGSASLPVFCAHLVAVLLVLAFYGSSQTARPAWGDAVLLSVVFAVFYGVARATLWVDARKAARARRGD; encoded by the coding sequence ATGACGGCCGCACCGCCTTCCGCCGCCGAACGGCCTGCGTCGACGCGCTACTGGGAGGTCGACGCCCTGCGCGGCCTGATGCTGGTGCTGATGACCCTGACCCACCTGCCGTCGCGCCTGACCGACCCGCTGGGCCAGCCCCTGGGTTTCGTGTCGGCGGCCGAGGGCTTCGTGCTGCTGTCGGCCTTCATGGCCGGGCTGGTCTACACCCGCACCGCCTACCGCGACGGCGTCGACGCCATGCGTCGCGCCTTCTGGCAGCGCGCGCTCAAGATCTACATGGCGCAGGCGGCCACGCTGCTGTTCCTGTTCACCATCATCGCGGCCGTGGGCCTGCGCATCGACCAGCCGGCGGTGAAGGACCTGATGTCCTACTACCTGACGCAGCCGCGTCATGCCTTCCTCTACGGCCTGGCCCTGGTCTACGAGCCGCCGCTGCTCGACATCCTGCCGATGTACATCTTCTTCATGCTGCTGAGCCCGTGGGTGCTGGCCTTCTCGCTGCGGCACGGCTGGGCCGCGGTGGCGCTGGCCAGCACGGCGGTCTGGGCGGCGGCGCAGTTCGGCCTCAGCGAATGGATCTACAACGGGGTCGTGCACTGGACCGGGCTGCCCGTCCCGTTCCAGGAAATGGGCGCCTTCAACGCCTACGCCTGGCAGTTCCTGTGGTTCATGGGCCTGTGGCTGGGCGCGAGCCGCAGCATGCCAGGGGCGAAGCCCCTGCGCCTGCCGCACTGGCTGCTGGTGGCGAGCGTCGCCATCGCGCTCTATGGTTTGTACTGGCGGCACCACGGCCCCGACGGGCAGGCGCCGTTCGGCGGCGACGTGCAGCTCAACCTGCTGTTCGACAAGTGGCTGCTCGGGCCGCTGCGGCTGGTCAACCTGGTGGCGCTCGGCGTGCTGGCGATCGCCTTCGGCCCGGCGCTGATGCGCCGTCTGCCGCGCCTGCACTGGCTGGAGGCGATGGGGTCGGCCTCGTTGCCGGTGTTCTGCGCGCACCTGGTCGCCGTGCTGCTGGTGCTCGCCTTCTACGGCAGCAGCCAGACGGCGAGGCCGGCCTGGGGCGACGCCGTGCTGCTGTCCGTGGTGTTCGCCGTGTTCTACGGGGTGGCGCGGGCCACGCTGTGGGTCGATGCGCGCAAGGCGGCGCGGGCCCGGCGCGGCGACTGA
- a CDS encoding glycosyltransferase family 4 protein: protein MLDALQTADLLGRFATTVAADEHSPLLRLMPDKMRREWLRRRFDVPRDKVLQHPWRELARVACGAVGWRSALRHEQGFASTDAIIQDFDRFVAHALPRRVSRDSLSAVYAYEDGALDTFRAARTLGLKRVYDLPIAYWELGRRLQQEEAERLPAWAPTLGGGLLDSPAKLERKTQELDLADLVVVASHFVRDSLPASAAQKAVVMSPFGSPPVWTGGWSDAALDAGRPMRVLFAGSMGQRKGLGDLLQAMRLLGGENIELVVMGSPMADLDFYRREYAGFTHEKGRPHAEVLALMRSCDVFCLPSIVEGRALVMQEAMSQGLPVVITPNTGGADLVVEGETGFLVPIRSPEQIAARLAWLNQHRPELVAMKDKAAQHAAGYSWKRYGEVVVDAIRALA, encoded by the coding sequence ATGCTCGACGCCCTCCAGACAGCGGACCTGCTGGGCCGTTTCGCCACCACGGTGGCGGCTGACGAGCACAGCCCGCTGCTTCGGCTGATGCCCGACAAGATGCGGCGCGAGTGGCTGCGCCGCCGCTTCGACGTGCCGCGCGACAAGGTGCTGCAGCATCCGTGGCGCGAACTGGCGCGGGTGGCGTGCGGCGCGGTCGGCTGGCGTTCGGCGCTGCGGCATGAGCAGGGCTTCGCGTCGACCGATGCCATCATCCAGGACTTCGATCGCTTCGTGGCGCACGCGCTGCCGCGCCGCGTCTCTCGCGACAGCCTGAGCGCCGTGTACGCCTACGAGGATGGCGCGCTCGACACCTTCCGCGCCGCCCGCACGCTGGGCCTCAAGCGCGTGTACGACCTGCCCATCGCCTACTGGGAACTGGGCCGTCGGCTGCAGCAGGAAGAGGCCGAGCGCCTGCCCGCCTGGGCGCCCACGCTGGGCGGTGGCCTGCTCGATTCGCCGGCCAAGCTCGAGCGCAAGACGCAGGAGCTCGACCTGGCCGACCTGGTGGTCGTGGCCAGCCACTTCGTGCGCGATTCGCTGCCGGCCTCGGCGGCGCAGAAGGCCGTCGTCATGTCGCCTTTCGGTTCGCCACCGGTCTGGACCGGCGGCTGGTCCGACGCGGCGCTGGATGCCGGCCGCCCGATGCGCGTGCTCTTCGCTGGCTCCATGGGCCAGCGCAAGGGCCTGGGCGACCTGCTGCAGGCCATGCGCCTGCTCGGCGGCGAGAACATCGAGCTGGTCGTCATGGGCTCGCCGATGGCCGACCTCGACTTCTACCGCCGCGAATATGCGGGCTTCACCCACGAGAAGGGTCGCCCCCATGCCGAGGTGCTGGCGCTGATGCGCAGCTGCGACGTGTTCTGCCTGCCTTCCATCGTCGAAGGGCGCGCGCTGGTCATGCAGGAGGCCATGAGCCAGGGCCTGCCGGTCGTCATCACGCCCAACACCGGCGGCGCCGATCTGGTGGTCGAGGGCGAGACCGGCTTCCTGGTGCCGATCCGTTCGCCCGAGCAGATCGCCGCCAGGCTCGCCTGGCTCAACCAGCACCGGCCCGAGCTGGTCGCCATGAAGGACAAGGCGGCGCAGCATGCGGCCGGTTATTCATGGAAGCGCTACGGCGAAGTCGTGGTCGACGCGATCCGCGCGCTCGCCTGA